In Indicator indicator isolate 239-I01 chromosome 16, UM_Iind_1.1, whole genome shotgun sequence, one genomic interval encodes:
- the ZFAND6 gene encoding AN1-type zinc finger protein 6, whose product MAQETNRSQVPMLCSTGCGFYGNPRTNGMCSVCYKEHLQRQNSNGRISPPATSVTSITESLPVQCTEGSTQETQSPLDSTSTPSMQPSPVSSQSLLTESVASSQPDSTAVDKTVPETEELQASVSENAEPTPEEPDKSLDKPKQKKNRCFMCRKKVGLTGFECRCGNVFCGMHRYSDVHSCSYNYKADAAEKIRKENPVVVGEKIQKI is encoded by the exons ATGGCTCAAGAAACCAACCGCAGCCAGGTGCCCATGCTGTGTTCCACTGGCTGTGGGTTTTACGGGAATCCTCGAACCAACGGCATGTGCTCAGTGTGCTACAAAGAACACCTGCAGAGGCAGAACAGCAATGGTAGAATTAGCCCTCCTG CAACTTCTGTCACTAGTATAACTGAATCCTTACCAGTTCAGTGCACAGAAGGCAGCACCCAGGAAACTCAGTCACCTTTAGATTCTACATCGACTCCATCTATGCAGCCAAG ccctgtgtCCAGTCAGTCCCTTCTAACAGAATCTGTAGCATCATCCCAACCGGATAGCACGGCTGTGGACAAAACAGTACCTGAGACAGAAGAGTTGCAAG CTTCAGTGTCAGAGAATGCAGAGCCTACACCTGAAGAACCAGACAAGTCACTTGACAAACcgaaacagaaaaagaatcgTTGCTTCATGTGCAGGAAGAAGGTTGGGCTGACTG GCTTCGAGTGCCGGTGCGGGAACGTGTTCTGCGGCATGCACCGCTACTCAGACGTGCACAGCTGCTCCTACAACTACAAAGCTGATGCTGCTGAGAAAATCAGAAAAGAGAACCCTGTAGTCGTTGGGGAAAAGATCCAGAAGATCtga